AGGGACGCGGGCCCCGGGGCAGGCAAGGCGCAGCCACAGTCCCGCGGGCAGGTCGGAGAAGCGGGAGACCAGGCGCAGCAAGGCCGCGCCCCAGCCGGGGCGGCGGGCGGGAGCGAAACCCCTGGCTCCGCGCTGCACCCAGGTCACCTCGCCCAGCAATTCTTCCGGCCGGACCGGGGGATCGGGACGGGCCAGGCGATCACCGCGGACCACGAGCGCGCCGAGGACTTGCTTCCGCAGCAGGCGATGGGCGAACAGGCGCTGCTCGCGGGCATAGAGCACGATGGCACCGGCCTCGATCTCAGCGGGGAGGCGGCACTCGATCTGGAGCAGGTCACCCGGGCGCAGGCTGGGAAGCATGCTGGTGCCCTGCACGCGCAGGCGGGCCCGGCCGTGGCGGCGTACGGTCTCCGCCAGCAGCTCGCACCTGACGGACTCGGGCGTAGGTACCACAGCCACGGCCCGCTCAGGAGGTCTTGCGATTGAAGGAGCAGCCGGACTGGGTCTGCTGGACCTTGCCGCAGGCCAGGGCTGACTGCTCAAACACGCGCTCGCGGCGGAAGGAGGGCTTCTGGTAGGGCTTCTTGCCGCCGCGCTTGCCCGAGGCGGCGGCGACCGGTTCGGCGATTTCCCGTTTGGCGCTCATCTTCAGTCCTGTTGAAACCGGTTAGTTGTGACAGCCCCCTTGCTGGTCCCAAAGTGCTGAAGTTCGGGAGGCCTTGGCCCGTTTTTACCACAAATCGGGGAGCGCCAGCGCAGACCCGTGGCGAGGTGGGCGCACTATATATCGCCTGGCGACTGAAAATCAAGGGTGGGCCGGCGGCGAACCCTACAACTCACTGATTCGAGGCAGGTTGTCGCGATGGGTCCGCCAGGGTCCGGGCTGCCGGCCGTGGTTGCCTCTCTTGGTACGCCAGCAAAGGAGGTTGGATTGCAGGCCATTTGCGATTGACCCCGGAACCGC
This sequence is a window from Terriglobales bacterium. Protein-coding genes within it:
- a CDS encoding S24/S26 family peptidase, which codes for MAVVPTPESVRCELLAETVRRHGRARLRVQGTSMLPSLRPGDLLQIECRLPAEIEAGAIVLYAREQRLFAHRLLRKQVLGALVVRGDRLARPDPPVRPEELLGEVTWVQRGARGFAPARRPGWGAALLRLVSRFSDLPAGLWLRLACPGARVPLPEVVAETVAPR